DNA from Alnus glutinosa chromosome 2, dhAlnGlut1.1, whole genome shotgun sequence:
ATCAGAGTTCAATTTGAGAGAATGGGCCCTCAAGGCACGTATCAGCCGTGAAAACACCAATTCCAGAAGGTTTTCCGCATCCAATATCAGAAGCTTTAGAGAGGACACACGGTCTTTCAGATCAAACATAACCATTTCAAGCACCGCTTCTTCCCCTGGCTACCCTTTAAAaggtatataatattaattaaccACTACTCTTTCTTTAATTATCGCACCATTTGGTTTTCATTCACTGCTAATTCTCTCAAATCCTCCCATGCATCTTCAATTTCTTCCAGATGAAATCGACCCTTCCACATATTCATTCACCACTGCTCTTAAAGGTACAAAGCTAAACCAATCATGATTATATACTATCGtcttcttcttttacttttacttcttTTATGGTCTCTGTTTTTGATACATATGGTGATTAAGCCGCGCGCTTTGTGCAGCATTGCAGGCAAGATCAGGCTTCAATGGTTGGGAGTGCTTATCGCCGGACGGGTTTGCTTTGAACTCCAAGTGGAATGAAGCAGAAAAATATATAAGCAACCCACTTTCGGGGGAGGTTCCGATGGAGTGTCTGTCTGCTAAAACACTAAGCGGAAGATCCTTTCGTAACATACCCAATAGAATTACCATGTCTGCGCCTCTTGTTTACTCTTCCCATTCACGACAGCTCCAAACAAAGCCGCCTTCAACTTCTGCACAAGAAGGCTCAGTAGTTCTCCAATTGCCAATTCCAGGTTCAAATTAACACTTCAAATTCTTACTTGTGTATAcgtttgagaaatgctacacgtGCTCCCAAGTGTACCAACGTTACAGTAATCCATTCAAAATTTAGTAGTGATTTTCAGTGTGACGTTAGGGAGTCCTGGCATTGGCAttgtgtgtagcatttctctttacgTTTTTTTACGCCGCGATATATGAAGAGATTATATGAGTTGTTtataagaattatatatatatgatcctctttaatctttaatttttgtctACTCAGAAAATAAAGTAGAGGGCATGATGAGTACTAGAGATGTGGGGACTCAAAGCACACCGCCTGATCTTAGTTCAAGCAGTCCAAGCCCTGCTTCCACCCCTTCCATCATAGAGAGATCAATAAAGCGATTTGAAATAGAAGCCGGAGATTCACCCAATTCAAATGCAAAAATCAAAACTAAGGAAGAGGTATGACGTTGTTCTCTATTTTCCATAATTAGCTGAtagaaattataattaattcaaaagaaaaaacgtttatttattcttttattctttttttttttttttttttttttttttttttccattgagAGGGGGCGGGGGATGGGTGAAAATTTGAATCAACTAGCTAACTTCTCGACAACCAAACTGGTCAGTAGGGACAACGAAGATTATAAGGTAGTATAatattaatcatattaatttgtttacactacacttaattttttattctaggTTAGAATTACATATATTCTAAAAGGAACCACAGTGAAGATCGAACCTAGGAATTACATATACCCAGCTAATTATTGTCTCATTCTTTCATTGTATAGTACGCGTTCACATGGTTCGAGATTCTGAAATATCACATTCGACAGTTCTGAAATAGAGTCAGTCATTCTTTCTTAGCTTTAAGATTTggatttcttttccttcttcttctctttctttcttcttcttcttttttttttttttttttttttttttttttttttttcattttgggaTTATCATGCCAAAATATTCAGCCCAATGTTACACTTTCTTAGCCCTAATAATAATGTTATGCaccctctcttttcttttatgggTCCCACAACAATTAGCTCCCAATTTGAACGGTTATTATAAATTCAATATTATTTGTCCCCCATAATTACAATTAAATCTTACTTAAGACAGTTTCACAATGtccaaattattaacaatttgaaTAGGTAATTGGCCTAGATTTCAGTCTCTCCTTCTCCCACGCTCCCCAAAAAgatactcttttttctttctgcaAATTAATTAATGGTGCGTTTCTCAAGAGGGGGGAGACCCAAATCAGGTTTCATGATTGGTGTCATATAATTGTACTGTACCCTTCCGATGGTGGGGAGCTAATAGATAAATAGATTATCTAGGTCCTCTAGTTTTGATCTGCGCGCACATGTCCCTCTAGCTAGTTT
Protein-coding regions in this window:
- the LOC133859230 gene encoding uncharacterized protein LOC133859230 isoform X1 yields the protein MASTAEQSRRRDESEFNLREWALKARISRENTNSRRFSASNIRSFREDTRSFRSNITISSTASSPGYPLKDEIDPSTYSFTTALKALQARSGFNGWECLSPDGFALNSKWNEAEKYISNPLSGEVPMECLSAKTLSGRSFRNIPNRITMSAPLVYSSHSRQLQTKPPSTSAQEGSVVLQLPIPENKVEGMMSTRDVGTQSTPPDLSSSSPSPASTPSIIERSIKRFEIEAGDSPNSNAKIKTKEEVEVKETRDAEETKREKEERKKKDEQMWRQAGCLSWMRKKRQREKRKPRKNNIFLTHLKGC
- the LOC133859230 gene encoding uncharacterized protein LOC133859230 isoform X2 encodes the protein MASTAEQSRRRDESEFNLREWALKARISRENTNSRRFSASNIRSFREDTRSFRSNITISSTASSPGYPLKALQARSGFNGWECLSPDGFALNSKWNEAEKYISNPLSGEVPMECLSAKTLSGRSFRNIPNRITMSAPLVYSSHSRQLQTKPPSTSAQEGSVVLQLPIPENKVEGMMSTRDVGTQSTPPDLSSSSPSPASTPSIIERSIKRFEIEAGDSPNSNAKIKTKEEVEVKETRDAEETKREKEERKKKDEQMWRQAGCLSWMRKKRQREKRKPRKNNIFLTHLKGC